One genomic region from Capra hircus breed San Clemente chromosome 18, ASM170441v1, whole genome shotgun sequence encodes:
- the HRC gene encoding sarcoplasmic reticulum histidine-rich calcium-binding protein isoform X1 has translation MGLCGPWLHTSVLWATVASLLLPPAMTQQLRGAGPGPSNWDDHAGASGPSEDVSGKSDHPAHSHGGHGDENRDVSTDSGHHFWGHGDHGEEDEDVSRESQGHRYQGREVGDENVSDEEEYPKHAQQAHGHRHHRKEDANDSAERGDHFPSHESQSHQDEEEEEVVSSEHHHHHVVRQAHRGHREEEDEDEEEENVSTEYGQQVHRCQDRGEQEDKDGSEEHDRDHGPSHRHGGHEDDDDGDDAVSTERRHQVHRHRDHGEEEEEEAVSEEHPHHHSSSHRHQGHEEEADDEDDDDIVSTEHRHQVHRHQDHGEEEDDDDSEEHHHHGPSHRYGGHKEEEEDDDDDEDDDDIVSTEHRHQVHRHRDHGEEEDDDDSEEHHHHHGGNKEDEDEDVSTEHWHQGPRHTHHGLGDEEEEDEITVKFSHHVASPQPQGHKSAKEEDFPEDYKTAVPGHDHHGVPKEEDEDISARLGHQAPSHRQQDHRDEGTGHRGSIREEMSHRSPEHMGVKDRSHLKESDSEEDEEEKEEDHSSREEANEGSEEGGEGTRHGSLDDQEDEEDEEEGHGLSLSQEEEEEEEEEEKEEKREERAEVWVPLNQDHQEEDEEEAGLEEDELPFTIIPNPLTRKEVSGGASSEEESGEDKGQQDAPEYGNYQPGSLCGYCSFCNRCTECENCHCDEENMGEHCDQCQHCQFCYLCPLVCETLCSPEPWQTCWKLRNPDPASRLRRRHTSLALQTLSTSHIYFSE, from the exons ATGGGCCTCTGCGGGCCATGGCTGCACACTTCTGTCCTCTGGGCCACAGTGGCCAGCCTGCTCCTCCCCCCCGCCATGACCCAGCAGCTGAGAGGGGCTGGACCCGGCCCCAGCAACTGGGATGACCATGCAGGAGCTTCGGGGCCCTCGGAGGACGTGTCGGGCAAGTCTGACCACCCCGCGCACAGCCACGGAGGCCATGGAGATGAGAACAGGGATGTTTCCACAGACAGTGGGCACCATTTCTGGGGCCACGGAGACCACGGAGAAGAGGACGAAGATGTCTCCAGAGAATCCCAAGGCCATAGGTACCAAGGCCGCGAGGTGGGAGATGAGAACGTCTCTGACGAGGAGGAGTACCCCAAGCATGCTCAGCAGGCCCACGgacacagacaccacagaaaaGAAGACGCAAATGATTCAGCTGAGCGCGGGGACCACTTCCCCAGCCACGAGAGCCAGAGCCATcaagacgaggaggaggaggaagttgTGTCCAGTGAGCATCACCATCATCACGTCGTCAGGCAGGCCCACCGAGGCCACAGAGAAGAGGAAGATGAAGACGAGGAAGAGGAGAATGTCTCCACTGAGTATGGACAGCAGGTCCACAGATGCCAGGACCGCGGGGAGCAGGAGGACAAAGACGGCTCAGAGGAACATGACCGCGACCATGGCCCCAGCCACAGACATGGGGGCCACGAAGATGACGATGACGGCGATGATGCTGTCTCCACCGAGCGCAGACATCAAGTCCACAGGCACCGAGATcatggggaagaggaggaggaggaggctgtcTCAGAGGAACATCCCCACCATCACAGCTCCAGCCACAGACACCAGGGCCACGAAGAAGAAGcagatgatgaagatgatgatgatattGTCTCCACTGAGCACAGACATCAAGTCCACAGGCACCAAGATcatggggaggaggaggatgacGATGACTCAGAGGAACATCACCACCATGGCCCCAGCCACAGATACGGGGGccacaaagaagaagaagaagatgatgatgatgatgaagatgacGATGATATTGTCTCCACTGAGCACAGACATCAAGTCCACAGGCACCGAGATcatggggaggaggaggatgacGATGACTCAGAggaacatcaccaccatcatggTGGCAACAAGGAAGATGAGGATGAGGATGTGTCCACGGAGCACTGGCACCAGGGCCCCAGACATACCCACCATGGCCTTGGAGACGAGGAGGAAGAGGACGAGATCACAGTCAAGTTCAGCCACCATGTTGCAAGCCCCCAACCCCAAGGCCACAAGAGCGCTAAGGAGGAGGACTTCCCGGAAGATTATAAAACAGCAGTCCCTGGCCATGACCACCATGGAGTCCCCAAGGAGGAAGATGAGGACATCTCTGCCAGGCttggccaccaggctcccagcCACAGGCAGCAGGACCACAGAGATGAGGGCACTGGCCACAGAGGGTCCATCAGGGAAGAGATGAGCCACCGGTCCCCAGAACACATGGGGGTGAAGGATAGAAGCCACTTAAAGGAGAGCGATTCTGAGGAGGacgaggaagagaaggaagaggatcaCAGCTCCCGTGAAGAAGCCAACGAAGGttcagaggagggaggagaaggcacccgtcatggcagcctggatgaccAGGAGGATGAGGAAGACGAGGAGGAAGGGCATGGCCTCAGCCtgagccaggaggaggaggaagaggaggaggaggaagagaaggaggaaaagagagaagagagagctgAGGTTTGGGTCCCACTGAACCAAGACCACCAGGAGGAAGATGAAGAGGAGGCGGGGCTCGAAGAAGATGAACTCCCCTTCACCATCATCCCCAACCCGCTGACCCGGAAGGAGGTGTCTGGAGGTGCCTCCAGTGAGGAAGAGAGTGGCGAGGACAAGG GTCAGCAGGATGCCCCGGAGTATGGGAACTACCAGCCAGGGTCCCTGTGCGGGTACTGCTCCTTCTGCAAT CGATGCACTGAATGTGAGAACTGTCACTGTGACGAGGAGAACATGGGAGAGCATTGCGACCAGTGCCAG CACTGTCAGTTCTGCTATCTCTGCCCGCTGGTCTGCGAAACTCTCTGCTCACCGG AGCCCTGGCAGACATGCTGGAAACTCCGGAACCCTGACCCAGCCTCGCGGCTGCGGCGCAGACATACCTCCTTGGCCCTCCAAACCCTTTCCACGAGCCATATTTATTTCTCTGAATAA
- the HRC gene encoding sarcoplasmic reticulum histidine-rich calcium-binding protein isoform X2, whose product MGLCGPWLHTSVLWATVASLLLPPAMTQQLRGAGPGPSNWDDHAGASGPSEDVSGKSDHPAHSHGGHGDENRDVSTDSGHHFWGHGDHGEEDEDVSRESQGHRYQGREVGDENVSDEEEYPKHAQQAHGHRHHRKEDANDSAERGDHFPSHESQSHQDEEEEEVVSSEHHHHHVVRQAHRGHREEEDEDEEEENVSTEYGQQVHRCQDRGEQEDKDGSEEHDRDHGPSHRHGGHEDDDDGDDAVSTERRHQVHRHRDHGEEEEEEAVSEEHPHHHSSSHRHQGHEEEADDEDDDDIVSTEHRHQVHRHQDHGEEEDDDDSEEHHHHGPSHRYGGHKEEEEDDDDDEDDDDIVSTEHRHQVHRHRDHGEEEDDDDSEEHHHHHGGNKEDEDEDVSTEHWHQGPRHTHHGLGDEEEEDEITVKFSHHVASPQPQGHKSAKEEDFPEDYKTAVPGHDHHGVPKEEDEDISARLGHQAPSHRQQDHRDEGTGHRGSIREEMSHRSPEHMGVKDRSHLKESDSEEDEEEKEEDHSSREEANEGSEEGGEGTRHGSLDDQEDEEDEEEGHGLSLSQEEEEEEEEEEKEEKREERAEVWVPLNQDHQEEDEEEAGLEEDELPFTIIPNPLTRKEVSGGASSEEESGEDKGQQDAPEYGNYQPGSLCGYCSFCNRCTECENCHCDEENMGEHCDQCQHCQFCYLCPLVCETLCSPGSYVDYFSSSLYQALADMLETPEP is encoded by the exons ATGGGCCTCTGCGGGCCATGGCTGCACACTTCTGTCCTCTGGGCCACAGTGGCCAGCCTGCTCCTCCCCCCCGCCATGACCCAGCAGCTGAGAGGGGCTGGACCCGGCCCCAGCAACTGGGATGACCATGCAGGAGCTTCGGGGCCCTCGGAGGACGTGTCGGGCAAGTCTGACCACCCCGCGCACAGCCACGGAGGCCATGGAGATGAGAACAGGGATGTTTCCACAGACAGTGGGCACCATTTCTGGGGCCACGGAGACCACGGAGAAGAGGACGAAGATGTCTCCAGAGAATCCCAAGGCCATAGGTACCAAGGCCGCGAGGTGGGAGATGAGAACGTCTCTGACGAGGAGGAGTACCCCAAGCATGCTCAGCAGGCCCACGgacacagacaccacagaaaaGAAGACGCAAATGATTCAGCTGAGCGCGGGGACCACTTCCCCAGCCACGAGAGCCAGAGCCATcaagacgaggaggaggaggaagttgTGTCCAGTGAGCATCACCATCATCACGTCGTCAGGCAGGCCCACCGAGGCCACAGAGAAGAGGAAGATGAAGACGAGGAAGAGGAGAATGTCTCCACTGAGTATGGACAGCAGGTCCACAGATGCCAGGACCGCGGGGAGCAGGAGGACAAAGACGGCTCAGAGGAACATGACCGCGACCATGGCCCCAGCCACAGACATGGGGGCCACGAAGATGACGATGACGGCGATGATGCTGTCTCCACCGAGCGCAGACATCAAGTCCACAGGCACCGAGATcatggggaagaggaggaggaggaggctgtcTCAGAGGAACATCCCCACCATCACAGCTCCAGCCACAGACACCAGGGCCACGAAGAAGAAGcagatgatgaagatgatgatgatattGTCTCCACTGAGCACAGACATCAAGTCCACAGGCACCAAGATcatggggaggaggaggatgacGATGACTCAGAGGAACATCACCACCATGGCCCCAGCCACAGATACGGGGGccacaaagaagaagaagaagatgatgatgatgatgaagatgacGATGATATTGTCTCCACTGAGCACAGACATCAAGTCCACAGGCACCGAGATcatggggaggaggaggatgacGATGACTCAGAggaacatcaccaccatcatggTGGCAACAAGGAAGATGAGGATGAGGATGTGTCCACGGAGCACTGGCACCAGGGCCCCAGACATACCCACCATGGCCTTGGAGACGAGGAGGAAGAGGACGAGATCACAGTCAAGTTCAGCCACCATGTTGCAAGCCCCCAACCCCAAGGCCACAAGAGCGCTAAGGAGGAGGACTTCCCGGAAGATTATAAAACAGCAGTCCCTGGCCATGACCACCATGGAGTCCCCAAGGAGGAAGATGAGGACATCTCTGCCAGGCttggccaccaggctcccagcCACAGGCAGCAGGACCACAGAGATGAGGGCACTGGCCACAGAGGGTCCATCAGGGAAGAGATGAGCCACCGGTCCCCAGAACACATGGGGGTGAAGGATAGAAGCCACTTAAAGGAGAGCGATTCTGAGGAGGacgaggaagagaaggaagaggatcaCAGCTCCCGTGAAGAAGCCAACGAAGGttcagaggagggaggagaaggcacccgtcatggcagcctggatgaccAGGAGGATGAGGAAGACGAGGAGGAAGGGCATGGCCTCAGCCtgagccaggaggaggaggaagaggaggaggaggaagagaaggaggaaaagagagaagagagagctgAGGTTTGGGTCCCACTGAACCAAGACCACCAGGAGGAAGATGAAGAGGAGGCGGGGCTCGAAGAAGATGAACTCCCCTTCACCATCATCCCCAACCCGCTGACCCGGAAGGAGGTGTCTGGAGGTGCCTCCAGTGAGGAAGAGAGTGGCGAGGACAAGG GTCAGCAGGATGCCCCGGAGTATGGGAACTACCAGCCAGGGTCCCTGTGCGGGTACTGCTCCTTCTGCAAT CGATGCACTGAATGTGAGAACTGTCACTGTGACGAGGAGAACATGGGAGAGCATTGCGACCAGTGCCAG CACTGTCAGTTCTGCTATCTCTGCCCGCTGGTCTGCGAAACTCTCTGCTCACCGG GAAGCTACGTCGACTATTTCTCCTCGTCCCTGTACCA AGCCCTGGCAGACATGCTGGAAACTCCGGAACCCTGA